The following are encoded together in the Robertmurraya sp. FSL R5-0851 genome:
- a CDS encoding 1,4-dihydroxy-2-naphthoate polyprenyltransferase, with product MQPQMQTGPSPTFKGKNWRVWWQLTRPHTLTAAFVPVLLGTALALPLTSIDLGLFIAMLIACLLIQAATNMFNEYYDFKRGLDNEHSVGIGGAIVREGIQPATVMKIALSLYGISMLLGVYICMNSSWWLAAIGLVSMTVGYLYTGGPIPIAYTPFGEIFAGFFMGMLIILIAFYIQTGFVTMISVLISVPIVITVGAILLANNIRDHDGDKENGRKTLAILLGQKRAIFLLAGMFLVSYAWVFTLIGLDYASAWLAIVLLSSPKAIKAIKGFIGKTKPIQMVPAMIATAQTNTIFGFLLSIGLFLGHFLNN from the coding sequence ATGCAACCACAAATGCAAACGGGTCCTTCGCCTACTTTTAAGGGGAAAAATTGGAGAGTCTGGTGGCAACTTACACGACCACACACGTTAACAGCTGCCTTTGTTCCTGTATTATTAGGAACCGCATTAGCCTTACCATTAACATCTATTGACCTTGGTTTATTTATCGCCATGCTTATCGCTTGCTTACTTATACAAGCGGCAACAAATATGTTTAATGAATATTATGATTTCAAACGTGGTCTTGATAACGAGCACTCTGTCGGTATAGGTGGAGCCATTGTTCGCGAAGGAATTCAACCTGCGACCGTTATGAAAATAGCTCTTAGTCTTTATGGTATTTCCATGCTGTTAGGAGTATATATTTGTATGAATTCTAGCTGGTGGCTTGCTGCGATTGGTCTAGTTTCAATGACAGTAGGTTATCTATACACGGGAGGACCTATTCCGATCGCGTACACTCCTTTTGGAGAAATCTTTGCCGGTTTCTTTATGGGAATGCTCATCATACTGATTGCCTTTTACATTCAAACAGGTTTTGTTACTATGATAAGTGTATTAATATCTGTACCTATCGTCATAACTGTAGGTGCCATTCTACTTGCCAATAATATACGTGACCATGATGGTGACAAAGAAAATGGAAGAAAAACATTAGCGATCCTACTTGGTCAAAAAAGAGCAATCTTTCTTTTAGCAGGAATGTTCCTTGTCTCTTATGCTTGGGTATTTACTCTGATTGGTTTAGACTATGCTTCTGCTTGGTTAGCGATCGTGTTGCTAAGCTCACCAAAAGCAATCAAAGCGATCAAAGGATTCATCGGAAAAACAAAACCGATTCAAATGGTTCCAGCCATGATAGCGACTGCCCAAACAAATACGATATTTGGATTTTTGTTATCAATCGGACTATTTTTAGGACATTTCTTAAACAATTAA
- the menH gene encoding 2-succinyl-6-hydroxy-2,4-cyclohexadiene-1-carboxylate synthase, whose product MKIEVHGVEYHVEVSGEGFPIVLLHGFTGDISTWSDCEELLKKNSRIIKVDLVGHGKSSSPDSIERYEMKSVVEDLRSIFQNLNIEQADVVGYSMGGRVALAFALMNPTLVRNLVLESASPGLVTEEDRRSRREQDEQLANKIQKNGLDWFVEYWSNIPLFESQKKLPVLIRQRIKEQRKQNSIKGLANSLIGMGTGSQPSYWERLNEYPGKVLLLTGSMDQKFVNIAEKMTKYLKKSQWVNIDGCGHAIHVEQPEKFGTIVSGFLSNKSDS is encoded by the coding sequence ATGAAAATTGAGGTGCATGGGGTAGAATATCATGTCGAAGTATCAGGAGAGGGTTTTCCGATTGTTCTACTTCATGGATTTACCGGTGATATTTCTACATGGTCGGATTGTGAAGAGCTGTTAAAGAAAAACTCGAGAATCATCAAAGTTGATCTTGTCGGACATGGAAAATCGTCATCCCCAGATTCGATTGAACGGTATGAAATGAAGTCGGTGGTGGAGGATTTACGTTCTATTTTTCAAAATTTAAACATAGAGCAAGCAGATGTGGTTGGATACTCAATGGGAGGTCGAGTGGCGCTTGCATTTGCATTGATGAATCCGACCTTAGTACGTAACCTTGTTCTCGAAAGTGCTTCTCCAGGACTTGTAACGGAGGAAGATAGAAGGAGTAGAAGAGAACAGGATGAACAGTTAGCCAATAAAATTCAGAAAAATGGATTAGATTGGTTCGTCGAATATTGGAGCAATATTCCGTTATTCGAAAGTCAAAAAAAATTACCAGTACTCATTCGCCAACGAATAAAAGAGCAAAGAAAGCAAAACTCTATTAAGGGATTGGCAAATAGCTTGATTGGAATGGGAACGGGGTCACAACCAAGCTATTGGGAAAGACTAAATGAGTACCCCGGTAAAGTCTTATTGCTTACGGGTTCCATGGATCAGAAATTTGTCAACATTGCTGAAAAGATGACAAAATATCTAAAAAAAAGTCAGTGGGTAAATATTGATGGATGTGGACATGCAATACATGTGGAACAACCTGAAAAATTTGGTACAATAGTAAGTGGGTTTTTGTCGAATAAATCCGATTCTTAA
- the menD gene encoding 2-succinyl-5-enolpyruvyl-6-hydroxy-3-cyclohexene-1-carboxylic-acid synthase: protein MNHQQALTKYIASFVAELIHAGVKDVVVSPGSRSTPIAMIMAEHPDLRLHIHVDERSAAFFALGMAKASRNPTVLLCTSGTAAANYFPAIAEANLSRVPLLVITADRPHELRDVGAPQAMDQVNLYGKHVKWFIEMSHPEGSKEMLRYARTVAGRAVATALSSPAGPVHLNFPLREPLVPDLTSENIFIMPEREKGYVHIEQGRLALNENQLRSIANELNEHKNGLIVCGEIDHPTFANAITMLAAKLQYPIIADPLSQLRSGNHEFVHIIESYDTFLRNDDAVSHLAPDVIIRFGAMPISKAFSLFMKKNEQVPQFVVDGGEGWRDPSLLTTNMVYCDEVEFCESLLPLLKENQDTLFLEKWQQMNEITKAALFRVKENESLSESRLFYELVELLPDGATLFVGNSMPIRDVDTFFFNNQKSIRIMANRGANGIDGVISSALGAGTVHKPMYLVLGDLTFFHDLNGLIASKLYHIDLSVIVLNNNGGGIFSFLPQASHPQHFERLFGTPLDLDFEPAVSMYGGTFSRVSTWMELTSSFEQTLAKEGLSVIEVPTKRDENLQEHRNLWDYVSREISRNLRGES from the coding sequence ATGAATCACCAACAAGCATTAACGAAATACATTGCTTCTTTTGTAGCAGAATTAATACATGCAGGAGTGAAGGACGTTGTTGTTAGCCCAGGGTCAAGGTCCACTCCTATTGCGATGATTATGGCTGAACACCCTGATCTTCGTCTGCATATTCATGTAGATGAAAGATCAGCAGCCTTTTTTGCGTTGGGAATGGCCAAGGCTTCCCGAAATCCGACCGTCTTGCTTTGTACTTCGGGAACAGCAGCAGCGAACTATTTCCCTGCAATAGCTGAAGCGAATTTATCAAGGGTACCTCTTCTAGTTATCACAGCGGATCGACCACATGAGCTTCGTGATGTTGGTGCACCACAAGCAATGGATCAGGTGAATTTATACGGGAAGCATGTAAAATGGTTTATCGAAATGTCTCATCCGGAGGGCTCCAAAGAGATGCTTCGTTATGCGCGCACTGTTGCAGGTCGTGCTGTTGCAACCGCTTTATCTTCTCCAGCTGGTCCCGTGCATTTGAATTTTCCACTTCGTGAACCACTTGTGCCTGATTTAACAAGTGAAAATATATTTATCATGCCAGAAAGAGAAAAGGGATATGTTCACATTGAACAAGGTCGTCTGGCCCTGAATGAAAATCAATTAAGATCCATTGCGAACGAGTTGAATGAACATAAAAATGGATTGATTGTTTGTGGTGAAATCGATCATCCCACCTTTGCTAATGCCATTACTATGCTAGCTGCAAAGTTACAGTATCCGATTATTGCGGATCCCTTATCGCAGTTACGAAGTGGAAACCACGAGTTTGTACATATAATAGAAAGCTATGATACATTTTTAAGAAATGACGATGCCGTAAGTCATTTAGCACCAGATGTAATTATTCGATTTGGGGCGATGCCTATTTCAAAAGCATTTTCATTATTTATGAAAAAGAATGAGCAAGTCCCTCAATTTGTGGTTGATGGTGGGGAAGGTTGGAGAGACCCATCCTTATTAACCACAAACATGGTTTATTGTGATGAAGTCGAATTTTGTGAATCTCTTCTTCCTCTTTTAAAAGAAAATCAGGATACATTGTTTCTTGAAAAGTGGCAACAAATGAATGAGATAACAAAAGCAGCTTTGTTCCGTGTAAAGGAAAATGAATCCCTCAGTGAGAGTCGTTTATTTTATGAATTAGTAGAATTGCTGCCTGATGGAGCTACTTTGTTTGTTGGGAATTCCATGCCAATCCGTGATGTGGATACTTTTTTCTTTAATAATCAAAAGTCGATCAGAATCATGGCAAATCGCGGTGCAAATGGTATTGATGGAGTGATTTCATCTGCTCTTGGTGCTGGGACGGTTCACAAGCCTATGTATTTAGTACTTGGAGATTTAACTTTTTTCCATGATTTAAACGGTCTCATTGCTTCTAAGTTATATCATATTGACCTAAGTGTTATTGTGCTAAATAACAATGGTGGTGGGATTTTTAGTTTCCTTCCTCAGGCAAGTCATCCGCAGCATTTTGAACGTCTATTTGGTACTCCGTTAGACCTTGATTTTGAACCAGCTGTCTCCATGTACGGCGGGACTTTTAGCCGAGTTTCTACTTGGATGGAGCTTACTTCCTCTTTTGAGCAAACTTTGGCGAAAGAAGGATTATCGGTTATTGAAGTTCCGACAAAAAGAGATGAAAACCTACAAGAACATCGAAATTTGTGGGATTATGTTTCCCGGGAAATTAGTCGGAATTTGCGTGGCGAAAGCTGA
- a CDS encoding o-succinylbenzoate--CoA ligase yields MSIEVMPNFLKKRAFLTPSRTALVFEDKRYTFQQLYAECVDVAGRMHTYGMRQDQYVALLLSNHSESVVILLSLQLLGIKAVLLNTRLTREELNYQLKDSNSAFLITEALFKEKAEQLDVHIVYKHELFQTSYIEPPLVNEVALEEVCSLMYTSGTTGSPKGVMQTYGNHWWSAIGSSLNLGLQDGDGWLCAVPLFHISGYSILMRSMIYGMKMVLHESFDVEKTLQDITSEKVTTMSVVSTMLSRLLDHLDSQLPSHFRCMLLGGGPASLSLLERCVELQVPVYQTYGMTETASQFVTLSPEYSLNKLGSAGKALFPSQLKIVAADGLEQQPLESGEIYVKGPNVTKGYLNKESSHLIDGWFATGDIGYVDDEGFLYVQDRRSDLIISGGENIYPAEIEGVLQGHVSIQEAGVIGMEDQEWGQVPVAFVVVRDPSITEEEIIQYSSTKLAKYKVPKRVSIVDELPRNASNKLLRRSLKEWIKGGASNEN; encoded by the coding sequence TTGTCAATAGAAGTCATGCCGAATTTTCTTAAAAAGAGAGCATTTTTGACACCTAGTCGAACGGCGTTGGTATTTGAAGATAAACGCTACACATTTCAACAGCTATATGCGGAATGTGTCGATGTAGCAGGTCGAATGCACACATATGGAATGAGACAGGATCAATACGTTGCACTGTTATTATCGAATCATTCCGAAAGTGTCGTTATATTGTTGTCATTACAGCTACTTGGTATAAAAGCAGTTTTGCTTAACACAAGACTAACTCGAGAAGAACTGAATTATCAGTTGAAGGACTCAAATTCAGCTTTTTTAATTACGGAAGCATTGTTCAAAGAAAAAGCGGAACAATTAGATGTACATATCGTCTACAAACATGAGTTGTTTCAAACATCATATATTGAGCCACCTCTTGTGAATGAAGTAGCTTTAGAAGAGGTTTGCTCTCTCATGTACACTTCTGGAACGACGGGTTCTCCTAAAGGGGTTATGCAAACGTATGGAAACCATTGGTGGAGTGCAATTGGCTCAAGCTTAAATCTTGGATTGCAAGATGGTGATGGGTGGTTATGTGCAGTTCCTCTTTTTCATATTAGTGGCTATTCCATTTTAATGAGAAGTATGATTTATGGAATGAAGATGGTGTTGCACGAGAGCTTTGACGTGGAAAAAACGTTGCAAGATATAACGTCTGAGAAAGTCACAACGATGTCTGTTGTAAGTACGATGCTTTCACGATTATTAGATCACTTGGATAGCCAGTTACCGAGTCATTTTCGTTGTATGCTTTTAGGAGGAGGCCCAGCTTCACTTTCATTATTAGAAAGATGTGTGGAGCTACAAGTTCCAGTTTATCAAACGTATGGAATGACAGAAACGGCCTCTCAATTTGTCACTTTATCTCCTGAATATAGCTTGAACAAATTAGGTTCAGCAGGAAAGGCACTTTTTCCATCACAATTAAAAATTGTTGCTGCTGATGGTTTGGAACAGCAACCGTTAGAGTCAGGAGAAATCTATGTAAAAGGTCCGAATGTCACGAAAGGGTATTTGAATAAAGAGAGTTCGCACCTAATAGATGGATGGTTTGCAACTGGGGACATAGGATATGTTGATGATGAAGGTTTCTTATACGTGCAGGATCGCCGTTCTGACTTGATTATCTCTGGTGGAGAAAATATTTATCCCGCGGAAATTGAAGGTGTTTTGCAAGGTCATGTGTCTATTCAAGAAGCGGGGGTTATCGGTATGGAAGATCAGGAATGGGGACAGGTACCGGTAGCCTTTGTTGTTGTTAGGGATCCATCGATAACAGAAGAAGAGATCATACAATATTCCTCAACCAAATTAGCGAAATACAAGGTTCCTAAAAGGGTCAGCATAGTTGATGAACTACCAAGAAATGCGTCTAATAAGCTTTTAAGAAGAAGTTTGAAGGAATGGATAAAAGGCGGAGCATCTAATGAGAATTGA
- a CDS encoding isochorismate synthase yields the protein MVTIQNTELKEGIIEAIEKARKLSMPVLVSEVQRIHPVQPLSVFAAGRDQFVGERFFWKDPSDEVVMIGIGICKEIQSDQASGRFFHVEKQWQELMSHSIMLMEEKPTATGPIMLGGFSFDPLKEKTDLWAQFPHSLFHIPKYLVSVIKGEYYLTTNLLCSAEDDDSMYELAEQERKSLFNGIEKQELPQLTNLSQVNEVYPENWKKRVSEVVELLKAGTMKKVVLARELRLQFEEQIPVEPVIMNLLEEQRDSFIFAFESRGDCFIGASPERLVKKVKNNVYSTCLAGSIARGKTIKEDELLGNELLCDEKNLNEHQFVVEMIKEAMEKVCHEVRIPSHPQLLKNKHIQHLYTPVVGIADEESSLLQLVNLLHPTPALGGVPRKEAIESIRLMEDLDRGMYAAPIGWIDFEGNGEFAVAIRSGLLQGNEASLFAGCGIVKDSNVDSEYQETNIKFRPMLSALRGKE from the coding sequence TTGGTTACCATTCAGAATACGGAGCTTAAAGAAGGGATCATTGAAGCAATTGAGAAAGCACGCAAGCTTTCAATGCCCGTATTAGTTAGCGAAGTCCAAAGGATTCATCCGGTTCAGCCTCTGTCTGTATTTGCAGCTGGAAGAGACCAATTTGTTGGCGAGCGCTTTTTTTGGAAAGATCCCTCTGATGAAGTAGTTATGATTGGCATTGGAATATGTAAAGAAATACAATCGGATCAGGCTTCTGGCCGCTTTTTTCATGTGGAGAAGCAATGGCAAGAGCTTATGAGTCATAGCATCATGCTAATGGAAGAGAAACCAACTGCTACTGGACCCATTATGTTGGGTGGATTTTCCTTTGATCCATTGAAAGAGAAAACCGATCTTTGGGCACAGTTTCCACATTCCCTTTTTCATATACCAAAGTACCTAGTTAGTGTAATTAAAGGAGAATACTATTTAACGACTAACCTTCTTTGTTCGGCTGAAGATGATGATTCAATGTATGAGCTAGCTGAACAAGAGAGAAAATCGTTATTTAATGGAATAGAAAAGCAAGAATTGCCACAGTTGACCAACTTATCACAGGTAAATGAAGTTTATCCTGAAAATTGGAAGAAACGTGTGAGCGAGGTCGTAGAATTACTAAAGGCAGGAACCATGAAAAAGGTTGTTCTTGCTAGAGAGCTCAGACTTCAATTCGAAGAGCAAATTCCAGTAGAGCCTGTGATTATGAATCTTTTAGAGGAACAGAGAGACAGTTTTATTTTTGCCTTTGAGTCTAGAGGGGACTGTTTTATTGGAGCATCACCAGAAAGATTAGTTAAAAAGGTAAAAAACAATGTGTACTCCACCTGTTTGGCCGGTTCCATAGCCAGAGGGAAGACTATAAAAGAAGACGAGTTACTAGGTAATGAACTTCTATGTGATGAAAAGAATTTGAATGAACATCAATTTGTTGTTGAGATGATTAAGGAAGCGATGGAAAAGGTATGTCATGAGGTTCGAATTCCGTCTCACCCACAGTTGTTGAAAAATAAGCATATTCAGCACTTATACACACCAGTGGTTGGAATAGCTGATGAGGAAAGTTCGTTACTTCAGCTTGTGAACCTGCTTCATCCCACGCCTGCTTTAGGTGGGGTTCCAAGAAAAGAAGCAATAGAGAGCATCCGGTTAATGGAAGACTTAGATAGAGGAATGTATGCGGCACCGATCGGTTGGATTGATTTTGAAGGTAATGGAGAATTTGCGGTTGCGATACGTTCAGGATTGTTACAAGGAAACGAGGCTTCTTTATTTGCCGGTTGTGGAATCGTTAAGGATTCGAATGTAGACAGTGAGTATCAAGAGACGAATATCAAGTTTCGTCCTATGCTTTCTGCCTTAAGGGGGAAAGAGTAA
- a CDS encoding glycogen/starch/alpha-glucan phosphorylase: MFSNKEMFTETFLQRLEMTCGKSFQESTKRDHYHTLGIMIREYVSSNWIKTNESYRAEKEKQVYYLSIEFLLGKLLRHNLLNLGIDDVVEEGLKELGIELSDLEEMEADAALGNGGLGRLAACFMDSLATLDLPGHGCGIRYKHGLFEQKIVDGYQVELPEQWLRHGHVWEVRKADLAVDVPFWGRVEAINNNGKLEFRHLEAETVMAVPYDLPVVGYQTDTVNTLRLWSAETTPYPINRDIMKYKRDTELISEFLYPDDTHDEGKILRLKQQYFLVSASIRSIVRSYRKQHASLIDFHKYVGLHINDTHPVLAIPELMRVLIDEEGMSWEDAWHITTNTISYTNHTTLAEALEKWPVRIFQPLLPRIFMIVNEINERFCQDLWTQYPGDWRKIEDMAIIAHDQVKMAHLAIVGSYSVNGVAAIHTEILKQREMNQFYQVFPEKFNNKTNGITHRRWLIKSNPKLTSLINEGIGTKWVNHPEHLKELQFFQQDSAFLEQLYEIKQDNKKSLAEKIKAKTGIVVDPLSIFDVQVKRLHAYKRQLLNVLHIMYLYNRLKEDSSFQMYPRTFLFGAKASPGYYYAKKIIKLINTIAEKINNDKTVSDKLKVVFLENYRVSLAEEIFPASDVSEQISTASKEASGTGNMKFMMNGALTLGTLDGANIEIKEHVGDDNIFIFGLTAEEVMNYYQYGGYTSVDYYHHDKRIRQVVDQLTNGYFGDLDNEFEPIHDSLLMENDQYFVLRDFSSYIEAQREVGKAYADQNRWLKMSLANIANSGFFSSDRTIQQYADDIWNISSVKGKVR; the protein is encoded by the coding sequence ATGTTTTCTAACAAAGAAATGTTCACGGAAACGTTTTTACAACGTCTCGAAATGACTTGCGGAAAAAGCTTTCAAGAAAGTACGAAGAGAGATCACTACCATACTTTAGGAATCATGATCCGTGAATACGTAAGCTCAAATTGGATCAAGACAAATGAAAGTTATCGAGCGGAGAAAGAAAAACAAGTCTATTACTTATCTATTGAATTTTTGCTTGGAAAGCTTTTGAGGCATAACCTCCTTAACCTAGGAATTGATGATGTAGTGGAAGAGGGACTAAAGGAGCTAGGAATTGAGCTTAGCGACTTAGAGGAAATGGAAGCAGATGCAGCACTTGGTAATGGCGGCTTAGGACGTCTTGCAGCCTGCTTCATGGATTCTCTTGCAACTTTAGATCTTCCGGGTCATGGATGTGGTATTCGTTATAAGCATGGCTTATTTGAGCAGAAAATCGTAGATGGATATCAAGTAGAATTACCTGAACAATGGCTTCGTCATGGCCATGTATGGGAAGTAAGGAAAGCTGATTTAGCTGTAGATGTTCCTTTTTGGGGAAGAGTAGAAGCGATCAATAATAATGGAAAGTTAGAATTTCGCCATCTTGAAGCGGAAACGGTGATGGCTGTACCATATGACCTTCCAGTGGTAGGTTATCAAACAGACACAGTTAACACGTTACGCCTTTGGAGTGCTGAAACTACTCCGTACCCAATAAATCGAGATATTATGAAATATAAGCGCGATACGGAGCTTATCTCAGAGTTTTTATATCCCGATGATACACATGATGAAGGAAAGATTCTACGTTTAAAGCAGCAATATTTCCTTGTCTCTGCAAGTATTCGTTCGATTGTGAGATCTTATCGGAAACAACATGCTAGTTTAATAGATTTTCATAAATATGTGGGTCTGCATATAAATGATACGCATCCCGTATTAGCCATCCCCGAATTAATGAGGGTACTTATTGATGAGGAAGGGATGAGTTGGGAAGATGCATGGCATATTACGACAAACACTATTTCATATACGAATCATACAACTTTAGCAGAAGCTTTAGAAAAATGGCCGGTTCGCATTTTCCAACCGTTGCTTCCACGAATTTTTATGATTGTAAATGAAATCAACGAGAGATTTTGCCAAGACTTATGGACACAGTATCCAGGGGATTGGCGAAAAATTGAGGATATGGCAATTATTGCTCATGACCAAGTAAAGATGGCTCATTTGGCGATTGTCGGTTCATACAGTGTAAATGGAGTAGCCGCCATTCATACAGAAATTTTAAAACAAAGAGAAATGAACCAATTTTATCAAGTATTTCCTGAAAAGTTTAATAATAAGACCAATGGGATTACCCACAGACGTTGGCTGATCAAATCCAATCCGAAACTAACAAGTTTGATCAATGAGGGAATTGGGACGAAGTGGGTCAATCACCCAGAGCATTTAAAAGAGCTTCAATTTTTCCAGCAAGATTCTGCTTTTCTAGAGCAGTTGTATGAGATCAAGCAGGATAATAAGAAATCACTTGCAGAAAAAATTAAAGCAAAGACAGGTATAGTCGTTGATCCTCTTTCTATATTTGATGTTCAAGTAAAGAGATTGCACGCTTATAAACGACAGCTCTTAAATGTTCTTCATATTATGTACTTGTATAATCGCTTGAAAGAGGATTCGAGCTTTCAGATGTATCCAAGAACGTTCTTGTTTGGAGCGAAAGCATCACCTGGTTATTACTATGCAAAGAAAATTATTAAGCTCATCAATACCATTGCAGAAAAAATAAATAATGATAAAACGGTATCTGACAAGTTGAAAGTAGTATTTCTTGAAAACTACCGTGTATCATTAGCTGAAGAAATCTTTCCTGCATCTGATGTGAGTGAGCAAATTTCGACTGCTAGTAAAGAAGCCTCGGGAACAGGTAATATGAAGTTCATGATGAATGGTGCACTTACCTTAGGTACACTTGATGGAGCTAACATTGAAATCAAGGAACATGTAGGCGATGACAATATATTTATTTTTGGATTAACAGCGGAAGAAGTTATGAATTATTACCAGTATGGCGGCTATACGTCAGTCGACTATTATCACCATGATAAACGTATTCGCCAAGTGGTGGATCAGTTAACGAACGGATATTTTGGCGATCTTGATAATGAGTTTGAGCCGATCCATGATTCGTTATTAATGGAGAATGACCAGTATTTTGTTTTACGTGATTTCTCATCTTATATAGAAGCCCAAAGAGAAGTAGGGAAGGCTTATGCTGATCAAAATAGGTGGTTAAAGATGAGTTTAGCCAATATAGCGAATTCAGGTTTTTTCTCTAGTGACCGAACCATACAGCAGTATGCGGATGACATTTGGAATATTTCTTCTGTAAAAGGTAAAGTTAGGTAA
- the menB gene encoding 1,4-dihydroxy-2-naphthoyl-CoA synthase, with the protein MTAEWVSQRNYEDILYETYNGIAKITINRPEVRNAFRPKTVMELIDAFAYARDDRNVGVIVLTGAGDQAFCSGGDQKVRGHGGYVGEDEIPRLNVLDLQRLIRVIPKPVVAMVKGYAIGGGHVLHIVCDLTIAADNAIFGQTGPKVGSFDAGYGSGYLARIVGHKKAREIWYLCRQYNAQEALDMGLVNTVVPLEQVEEETIKWCEEMLEKSPTALRFLKAAFNADTDGLAGIQQFAGDATLLYYTTDEAKEGRDAFKEKRKPDFGQFPRFP; encoded by the coding sequence TTGACAGCTGAGTGGGTATCTCAAAGAAATTACGAAGATATTCTGTATGAAACATATAACGGTATTGCTAAGATTACCATCAATCGTCCAGAAGTGCGAAATGCATTTCGTCCTAAGACGGTCATGGAATTAATTGATGCGTTTGCTTATGCACGTGACGACCGTAATGTAGGTGTAATCGTCTTAACAGGAGCTGGAGACCAAGCATTCTGTTCAGGAGGAGATCAAAAAGTACGTGGACATGGTGGATACGTTGGAGAAGACGAAATCCCTCGTTTAAATGTTCTTGATCTTCAACGCTTAATTCGTGTAATTCCTAAGCCTGTTGTTGCGATGGTAAAGGGATATGCAATTGGTGGAGGACATGTTTTACATATCGTATGTGATTTAACCATTGCGGCTGATAATGCGATCTTTGGACAAACGGGTCCTAAAGTGGGTAGCTTTGATGCTGGATATGGTTCAGGTTATTTAGCAAGAATCGTGGGACATAAAAAAGCACGAGAAATTTGGTATTTATGCCGTCAATACAATGCGCAAGAAGCACTTGATATGGGGCTAGTAAATACAGTTGTTCCTCTTGAGCAAGTGGAGGAAGAAACAATTAAATGGTGTGAGGAAATGCTAGAAAAGAGCCCAACTGCTCTTCGTTTCTTAAAAGCAGCATTTAATGCAGATACAGATGGACTAGCTGGAATTCAACAGTTTGCTGGAGATGCTACTCTCCTTTATTACACAACGGATGAAGCAAAGGAAGGGCGCGATGCGTTTAAAGAAAAACGCAAGCCAGACTTTGGTCAATTCCCACGTTTCCCTTGA
- the menC gene encoding o-succinylbenzoate synthase — MRIERIKLSVVSMKLKTPFITHLGTVHEREGIVIEVMNRDGVFGLGEVVAFSSPWYTEETVQTSLHMLKEFFIPLIFQHHIEHPSEVTPVFNQFRRNFMAKAGLEMAIWDLYAKEREQSLSSLLGGTRSAIPSGVVVGAKSMKETLLQIERNLKNGYKRVKVKISPQNDYEYIQSIRTHFPHVELMADANSAYTLKDIHRLKALDEFGLLMIEQPLGYDDIVEHAKLQSVLQTPICLDESIVTLDDAKKAIELGSCRVINIKAGRVGGIQTVKDIHDFCLEKGVPVWCGGMLEFGISRAHNIAIASQPNFTIAGDISASSRYWEEDITTPEVMVHNGMIDVPSGPGIGYEINRERLKDVTIFVESFTK; from the coding sequence ATGAGAATTGAGAGAATTAAGCTATCGGTTGTCTCCATGAAATTAAAGACTCCGTTTATCACTCATTTAGGTACGGTACATGAACGGGAAGGGATTGTCATAGAGGTAATGAATCGGGACGGAGTGTTTGGGCTTGGAGAGGTAGTAGCCTTTTCCTCTCCCTGGTATACGGAAGAGACCGTCCAAACCTCCTTACATATGCTAAAAGAATTTTTTATCCCGTTGATCTTCCAGCATCACATTGAGCATCCGAGTGAGGTTACTCCGGTTTTTAACCAATTTCGGAGAAACTTTATGGCCAAAGCAGGTCTTGAGATGGCGATATGGGACCTATATGCAAAGGAAAGAGAACAGTCATTATCAAGCCTGCTCGGAGGGACTCGAAGTGCCATTCCATCAGGAGTAGTGGTTGGGGCTAAATCGATGAAAGAGACGCTTTTGCAAATTGAAAGAAATCTAAAGAACGGCTACAAGCGGGTGAAGGTGAAAATCTCTCCACAAAATGATTACGAGTATATTCAATCAATCAGGACACATTTTCCTCATGTTGAATTAATGGCCGATGCAAATTCTGCCTATACATTAAAGGATATTCATCGATTAAAAGCACTTGATGAGTTTGGATTGCTAATGATCGAACAACCACTAGGATACGATGATATTGTCGAGCATGCAAAGCTACAATCTGTGCTCCAAACACCGATTTGTTTAGATGAGAGTATTGTCACTTTGGACGATGCTAAGAAAGCAATAGAGCTAGGAAGCTGCCGGGTAATAAATATAAAAGCTGGCAGAGTAGGCGGGATTCAAACGGTAAAGGACATTCATGATTTTTGTTTGGAAAAAGGAGTACCCGTCTGGTGTGGTGGAATGCTGGAATTTGGTATCTCCAGAGCACACAATATCGCTATTGCATCTCAGCCTAACTTCACGATTGCTGGAGATATTTCTGCCAGTAGCCGATACTGGGAGGAGGATATTACAACTCCTGAAGTGATGGTCCATAATGGAATGATTGATGTTCCAAGTGGCCCTGGTATAGGATATGAGATAAATCGTGAGAGGTTGAAAGACGTAACGATCTTTGTGGAAAGCTTTACGAAATAA